Proteins encoded within one genomic window of Thermus oshimai DSM 12092:
- a CDS encoding purine-nucleoside phosphorylase — MSPIHVRAKEGDVAERVLLPGDPYRAEWIAKTFLEGAVQYATHRGLWGYTGRYKGVPVSVQATGMGAPSAAIVAEELITLGARVLLRVGTCGAADEALAPGDLVIAQGAVPLDGATRQYLEGLPYAPLPDPLLFRALWAQAEAKGYPHHVGLIATEDAFYATTPEGARRWARYGVLAFEMEASVLFLLGRMRKVKAGTILTVSNRIGDPELVPPEVLGEGVRRMVEVALEALLQV; from the coding sequence ATGAGCCCGATCCACGTGCGCGCCAAGGAGGGGGATGTGGCGGAAAGGGTCCTCCTCCCTGGGGACCCCTACCGGGCGGAGTGGATCGCCAAGACCTTCCTGGAAGGCGCGGTGCAGTACGCCACCCACCGGGGGCTTTGGGGGTATACCGGACGGTATAAGGGGGTGCCCGTTTCCGTGCAGGCCACCGGGATGGGGGCCCCTTCTGCGGCCATCGTGGCGGAGGAGCTCATCACCCTAGGGGCCCGGGTCCTCCTCCGGGTGGGCACCTGCGGGGCCGCGGACGAGGCCCTGGCCCCGGGGGACCTGGTCATCGCCCAGGGGGCGGTGCCCCTGGACGGGGCCACCCGCCAGTACCTCGAGGGCCTTCCCTACGCCCCCCTGCCCGACCCCCTCCTCTTCCGGGCCCTCTGGGCCCAGGCCGAGGCCAAGGGCTACCCCCACCACGTGGGCCTCATCGCCACGGAGGACGCCTTTTACGCCACCACCCCGGAAGGGGCCCGCCGGTGGGCCCGCTACGGGGTCCTGGCCTTTGAGATGGAGGCCAGCGTCCTCTTCCTCCTGGGCCGGATGCGAAAGGTTAAGGCCGGGACCATCCTCACCGTGTCCAACCGCATCGGGGACCCTGAGCTCGTGCCCCCTGAGGTCCTCGGGGAGGGGGTGCGGCGGATGGTGGAGGTGGCCCTGGAGGCCCTCCTCCAGGTCTAG
- a CDS encoding MBL fold metallo-hydrolase: MEALAEGLYLLPVPIPYPLKTVNLYLLKGDGEVALLDTALDTRTARGSLELYLAELGLCFSDIGTVLLTHHHPDHYGLSGFLEGLGARVFLHREELARGHRFWREPEAFEEASWRLFREHGTPEEALLGIRETMEKTRARVHPPQSPLPLQDGAVLEVAGRRLRAVWTPGHADGHLAFFLEEEGVLLLGDALLERVSPNVGLWAYTRENPLKDFLASLDRLAELKAQVGYAGHFGPIPDVKGRAQELKAHHMERLETLLALLEAPMDAWSLSLRLFPKELDAAGRRFAFAETLAHLEYLRAEGVLEREGPPYRYFRV, from the coding sequence ATGGAGGCCCTGGCGGAAGGCCTTTACCTGCTTCCCGTGCCCATCCCCTACCCCCTGAAGACCGTGAACCTCTACCTCCTGAAGGGGGACGGGGAGGTGGCCCTCCTGGACACCGCCCTGGACACCCGCACGGCCCGGGGAAGCTTAGAGCTCTACCTGGCCGAGCTCGGCCTCTGCTTCAGCGACATCGGGACCGTCCTCCTCACCCACCACCACCCCGACCACTACGGCCTTTCGGGGTTTTTGGAGGGGCTTGGGGCCCGGGTCTTCCTCCACCGGGAGGAGCTTGCCCGGGGCCACCGGTTCTGGCGGGAACCGGAGGCCTTTGAGGAGGCCTCCTGGCGGCTTTTCCGGGAGCACGGCACCCCCGAGGAGGCCCTTTTGGGCATCCGGGAGACCATGGAGAAGACCCGGGCCCGGGTCCACCCCCCCCAAAGCCCCCTTCCCCTCCAGGACGGGGCGGTGCTGGAGGTGGCGGGGCGGAGGCTTAGGGCGGTCTGGACCCCCGGGCACGCGGACGGGCACCTGGCCTTCTTCCTGGAGGAGGAGGGGGTGCTCCTCCTGGGGGATGCCCTTCTGGAAAGGGTCTCCCCCAACGTGGGCCTTTGGGCCTACACCCGGGAAAACCCCCTAAAGGACTTCCTGGCCTCCTTGGACCGCCTGGCGGAGCTAAAGGCCCAGGTGGGCTACGCGGGCCACTTCGGCCCCATCCCGGACGTGAAGGGCCGGGCCCAGGAGCTCAAGGCCCACCACATGGAAAGGCTAGAGACCCTTCTCGCCCTCCTGGAGGCCCCCATGGACGCCTGGAGCCTCTCCCTAAGGCTTTTCCCAAAGGAGCTGGACGCGGCGGGGCGGCGCTTCGCCTTCGCCGAAACCCTGGCCCACCTGGAGTACCTAAGGGCCGAAGGGGTCTTGGAACGGGAAGGCCCCCCCTACCGCTACTTCCGGGTCTAA
- a CDS encoding long-chain-fatty-acid--CoA ligase → MNPWHAHYDQGVPKEAPKARPLPELLRENAARYPKKVALEFLGRSLTYEALWREAEAFAKGLQEAGLPRGARVAIMLPNSPQFVIAFYGALLGGYVAVNTNPMYTPRELRHQLLDSGAEALVILDQLLPRYQEIALEAPLKLLVRTGIQDYLPFPKNLLYPFLQKRKGAWPKTLMGVPWRAFLRPGRPSPVALDLDDLALLQYTGGTTGVAKGAMLTHRNLASNALQVRAWIPDFREGEEVVLGAIPFFHVYGMTVAMNLALLGGAKLVLLPRPEIGPIVEAIEKHKVTLFPGVPTLYVAFNNFPGIEGRNLRSVRACISGSAPLPLEVAERFEKLTGAKLVEGYGLTEASPVTHCNPLYGKRKLGSVGLPFPGVEAKVVDEEGKEVPLGEVGELIVKGPNVMKGYWNRPDETSRALKDGWLFTGDLARMDEEGYFYIVDRKKDMIIAGGYNIYPREVEEVLYQHPAVQEAAVVGVPDPYRGETVAAFLVLKPEYQGKVTEKDLEAFCRENLAAYKVPRIIRFRESLPKSSVGKVLKRELTKEVGARG, encoded by the coding sequence ATGAACCCCTGGCACGCCCACTACGATCAAGGGGTCCCCAAGGAGGCCCCCAAGGCCCGGCCTTTGCCCGAGCTCCTCAGGGAAAACGCGGCCCGCTACCCCAAGAAGGTGGCCCTGGAGTTCTTAGGCCGAAGTCTTACCTACGAGGCCCTGTGGCGGGAAGCGGAGGCCTTCGCCAAGGGGCTTCAGGAGGCGGGGCTTCCTAGGGGGGCGCGGGTGGCCATCATGCTCCCCAACTCCCCCCAGTTCGTCATCGCCTTCTACGGGGCCCTTCTTGGGGGGTACGTGGCGGTGAACACCAACCCCATGTACACCCCCCGGGAGCTTAGGCACCAGCTTTTGGACTCGGGGGCCGAGGCCTTGGTGATCCTGGACCAGCTCCTCCCCCGCTACCAGGAGATCGCCCTCGAGGCCCCCCTGAAGCTCCTGGTGCGCACCGGCATCCAGGACTACCTCCCCTTCCCCAAAAACCTCCTCTACCCCTTCCTGCAGAAGCGCAAGGGGGCCTGGCCCAAGACCCTGATGGGGGTGCCCTGGCGGGCCTTCCTCCGCCCCGGGCGCCCGAGCCCCGTGGCCCTGGACCTGGACGACCTGGCCCTCCTCCAGTACACTGGGGGGACCACCGGGGTGGCCAAGGGGGCCATGCTCACCCACCGGAACCTCGCCAGCAACGCCCTGCAGGTGCGGGCCTGGATCCCCGACTTCCGGGAGGGGGAGGAGGTGGTCCTGGGGGCCATCCCCTTCTTCCACGTCTACGGCATGACCGTGGCCATGAACCTGGCCCTCCTGGGGGGGGCCAAGCTGGTCCTCCTCCCCAGGCCCGAGATCGGCCCCATCGTGGAGGCCATTGAGAAGCACAAGGTCACCCTCTTCCCCGGCGTGCCCACCCTCTACGTGGCCTTCAACAACTTCCCCGGCATTGAGGGAAGGAACCTCAGAAGCGTCCGGGCCTGCATCTCGGGCTCGGCCCCCCTGCCCTTGGAGGTGGCGGAGCGCTTTGAGAAGCTCACGGGGGCCAAGCTGGTGGAGGGCTACGGCCTCACGGAGGCGAGCCCCGTGACCCACTGCAACCCCCTCTACGGAAAGCGGAAGCTGGGGAGCGTGGGCCTGCCCTTCCCCGGGGTGGAGGCCAAGGTGGTGGACGAGGAGGGGAAGGAGGTCCCCCTGGGCGAGGTGGGCGAACTCATCGTCAAAGGCCCCAACGTCATGAAAGGCTACTGGAACCGCCCCGACGAAACCAGCCGCGCCCTCAAAGACGGCTGGCTCTTCACCGGCGACCTGGCCCGCATGGACGAGGAAGGCTACTTCTACATCGTGGACCGCAAAAAGGACATGATCATCGCCGGCGGCTACAACATCTACCCCAGGGAGGTGGAAGAGGTCCTCTACCAGCACCCCGCCGTCCAGGAAGCCGCCGTGGTGGGCGTCCCCGACCCCTACCGGGGGGAGACCGTGGCCGCTTTCCTCGTCCTCAAACCCGAGTACCAGGGCAAGGTCACGGAAAAGGACCTCGAGGCCTTCTGCCGGGAAAACCTCGCCGCCTACAAGGTCCCCCGCATCATCCGCTTCCGGGAAAGCCTCCCCAAGTCCAGCGTGGGCAAGGTCTTGAAGCGGGAGCTCACCAAGGAGGTGGGGGCCAGGGGGTAA
- a CDS encoding Crp/Fnr family transcriptional regulator: MRPSPLFQGFSPEEVEEALVYFRPLPYPKGRLVFRQGDLGQALYLVGRGQVRLFRLHLGGQERTLGYLGEGEIFGEMSLLEGKERTASALTEAESLLYALYPEEYFALIRRFPLVAHNLARILAARLREADLEMDLLSFEEAKSRVAYALLKLLRQGQGPLFRLRHQELAALAGTSRETVTRALHELRALGAVRLGPGEVEVVAPELLEEVAFGLA, from the coding sequence ATGCGACCAAGCCCCCTCTTCCAAGGCTTTTCCCCAGAGGAGGTGGAAGAGGCCCTGGTCTACTTCCGCCCCCTTCCCTACCCCAAGGGGCGGCTCGTCTTCCGCCAGGGGGACTTAGGCCAGGCCCTCTACCTGGTGGGGCGGGGCCAGGTGCGCCTCTTCCGGCTCCACCTGGGGGGGCAGGAGCGCACCCTGGGGTACTTGGGGGAGGGGGAGATCTTTGGGGAGATGAGCCTCCTCGAGGGCAAGGAGCGAACGGCAAGCGCCCTCACCGAGGCGGAAAGCCTCCTCTATGCCCTTTACCCCGAGGAGTACTTCGCCCTCATCCGCCGCTTTCCCCTGGTGGCCCACAACCTGGCCCGGATCCTGGCGGCAAGGCTCAGGGAGGCCGACCTGGAGATGGACCTCCTCTCCTTTGAGGAGGCCAAAAGCCGGGTGGCCTACGCCCTTTTGAAGCTCCTCCGCCAGGGCCAGGGGCCCCTTTTCCGCCTAAGGCACCAGGAGCTTGCGGCCCTCGCGGGCACCAGCCGGGAGACCGTGACCCGGGCCCTGCACGAGCTTAGGGCCCTGGGGGCGGTGCGGCTGGGGCCGGGGGAGGTGGAGGTGGTGGCCCCCGAGCTTCTGGAGGAGGTGGCCTTCGGCCTGGCTTAG
- a CDS encoding dodecin: protein MGKVYKKVELVGASGEGLEAAIQTALERAAKTLRHLDWFEVKEIRGTVGPEGVREYQVVLEVGFRIED from the coding sequence ATGGGCAAGGTCTACAAGAAGGTGGAGCTGGTGGGCGCCAGCGGCGAGGGCCTCGAGGCCGCCATCCAGACCGCCCTGGAGCGGGCCGCCAAGACCCTAAGGCACCTGGACTGGTTCGAGGTGAAGGAGATCCGGGGCACGGTGGGCCCGGAGGGGGTCAGGGAGTACCAGGTGGTCCTGGAGGTGGGTTTCCGGATAGAGGACTAA
- a CDS encoding DUF2267 domain-containing protein yields the protein MSATGLEVFDTTLHKTHTWLKEVMEELGTEDRHRAYMALRAVLHALRDRLTVEEVAQLSAQLPMLVRGFFYEGWDPTGKPLKERHLEAFLAHVAQELKTPSGPAVDPEKAARAVFKVLAHRISQGEIADIRGLLPKELRALWPE from the coding sequence ATGAGCGCCACGGGGCTGGAGGTGTTTGACACCACCCTGCACAAGACCCACACCTGGCTCAAGGAGGTCATGGAGGAGCTGGGCACGGAAGACCGCCACCGGGCCTACATGGCCCTCAGGGCGGTCCTCCACGCCCTGAGGGACCGGCTCACCGTGGAGGAGGTGGCCCAGCTTTCCGCCCAGCTGCCCATGCTCGTCCGGGGCTTCTTCTACGAGGGCTGGGACCCCACGGGCAAGCCCCTGAAGGAGCGGCACCTGGAGGCCTTCCTGGCCCACGTGGCCCAGGAACTCAAGACCCCTTCCGGGCCCGCGGTGGACCCGGAAAAGGCGGCGCGGGCGGTCTTTAAGGTCCTGGCCCACCGGATCTCCCAAGGGGAGATCGCGGACATCCGGGGGCTTTTGCCCAAGGAGCTGAGGGCCCTTTGGCCGGAGTAG
- a CDS encoding disulfide oxidoreductase has protein sequence MKRGPLLLAFAWTVALVATLGSLYYSEVRLFLPCELCWYQRIFMYPQALLLGLALFRNDLGVWPYSLLLSLVGGSISLLHLAQQRFPDLFTLACKPPVPCTVEYIPAFPIPLQALIAFTLIALSMLLLARSPQKA, from the coding sequence ATGAAGCGCGGACCCCTCCTCCTGGCCTTCGCCTGGACCGTGGCCCTGGTGGCCACCTTAGGCAGCCTCTACTACTCCGAGGTGCGGCTTTTCCTGCCCTGCGAGCTCTGCTGGTACCAGCGCATCTTCATGTACCCCCAGGCCCTCCTCCTGGGGCTTGCCCTCTTCCGGAACGACCTGGGCGTTTGGCCCTATAGCCTTCTCCTCTCCCTGGTGGGGGGAAGCATCAGCCTCCTCCACCTGGCCCAGCAACGCTTCCCCGACCTCTTCACCCTGGCCTGCAAGCCCCCTGTGCCCTGCACGGTGGAGTATATCCCAGCGTTCCCCATCCCCCTGCAGGCCCTCATCGCCTTTACCCTCATCGCCCTCAGCATGCTCCTCCTGGCCCGGAGCCCTCAAAAGGCGTAG
- the ftsY gene encoding signal recognition particle-docking protein FtsY, translated as MGFFDRLKAGLAKTRERLLSAIPWGGNPEEVLEELETALLAADVGLRATEELLEALRASGRKDLKEAVKEKLVQMLEPEERRATLRRLGFKPQTPKAVEPKGHVVMVVGVNGVGKTTTVAKLGHYYRNLGKKVLLGAGDTFRAAGSAQLVEWAERLGLPVIQGQEGADPAALAFDAATARRARGYDLLLLDTAGRLHTKGGLMEELKKVKRAIHKADPGEPGEVWLVLDAVTGQNGLEQAKRFHEAVGLTGVIVTKLDGTAKGGVVVQVVEALKVPVRFIGVGEGPEDLQPFDPEAFVEALLEA; from the coding sequence ATGGGCTTTTTTGACCGGCTTAAGGCGGGGCTCGCCAAAACCCGGGAAAGGCTCCTCAGCGCCATCCCCTGGGGGGGCAACCCCGAGGAGGTCTTGGAGGAGCTGGAAACCGCCCTCCTCGCGGCGGACGTGGGCCTTAGGGCCACGGAGGAGCTCCTGGAGGCCCTCCGGGCCTCGGGGCGGAAGGACCTGAAGGAGGCGGTGAAGGAAAAGCTCGTCCAGATGCTGGAGCCTGAGGAGCGGCGGGCCACCCTCAGGCGGCTTGGCTTTAAGCCCCAAACCCCCAAGGCGGTGGAGCCCAAGGGGCACGTGGTCATGGTGGTGGGGGTGAACGGGGTGGGCAAGACCACCACCGTGGCCAAGCTGGGGCACTACTACCGGAACCTGGGGAAGAAGGTCCTCCTGGGGGCGGGGGACACCTTCCGGGCCGCGGGGAGCGCCCAGCTTGTGGAGTGGGCGGAGCGGCTTGGCCTCCCCGTGATCCAGGGCCAGGAAGGGGCCGACCCCGCCGCCTTAGCCTTTGACGCCGCCACCGCCAGGAGGGCCCGGGGCTACGACCTCCTCCTCCTGGACACCGCGGGCCGCCTCCACACCAAGGGGGGGCTCATGGAGGAGCTCAAGAAGGTGAAGCGGGCCATCCATAAGGCGGACCCCGGGGAGCCGGGGGAGGTCTGGCTGGTCTTGGACGCGGTCACGGGCCAAAACGGCCTGGAGCAGGCCAAGCGCTTCCACGAGGCGGTAGGGCTTACGGGGGTCATCGTCACCAAGCTGGACGGCACGGCCAAGGGAGGGGTGGTGGTCCAGGTGGTGGAGGCCCTGAAGGTGCCCGTGCGCTTCATCGGCGTGGGGGAGGGGCCGGAGGACCTCCAGCCCTTTGACCCCGAGGCCTTCGTGGAGGCCCTCTTGGAGGCCTAA
- a CDS encoding ABC transporter ATP-binding protein: protein MPPVLQVQGLGFSYGQGPLFRGLSFTLEGGGVLALLGPSGSGKTTLLHLLAGLLPLQEGEVFWEGVPIRGLSQEALARKRLSFLGLIFQHHFLFPELTALENVLAPGYLVGRPDRAWALALLERLGLKERAHFLPQRLSGGERQRVAVARALYLKPRLLLADEPTASLDRRQAREVLSLLLRLAKEVGAAVLLSTHDEALVEGLPALRL from the coding sequence GTGCCGCCCGTCCTCCAGGTGCAGGGTCTTGGGTTCTCCTACGGGCAGGGCCCCCTCTTCCGGGGGCTTTCCTTCACCCTGGAAGGGGGCGGGGTCCTGGCCCTCTTGGGGCCCTCGGGAAGCGGCAAGACCACCCTCCTCCACCTCCTCGCGGGCCTTCTCCCCTTGCAGGAGGGGGAGGTGTTCTGGGAAGGGGTGCCCATCCGGGGCCTTTCCCAGGAGGCCCTGGCCCGGAAGCGGCTTTCCTTTTTGGGCCTCATCTTCCAGCACCACTTCCTCTTCCCGGAGCTCACCGCCTTGGAGAACGTCCTGGCCCCCGGCTACCTGGTGGGGCGGCCCGATCGGGCCTGGGCCCTGGCCCTTTTGGAGAGGCTGGGCCTAAAGGAAAGGGCCCACTTCCTCCCCCAGAGGCTTTCCGGGGGGGAGAGGCAGCGGGTGGCCGTGGCCCGGGCCCTTTACCTAAAGCCCCGGCTCCTCCTGGCGGACGAGCCCACCGCCAGCCTGGACCGCCGCCAGGCCCGGGAGGTCTTATCCCTCCTCCTCCGCCTGGCCAAGGAGGTGGGGGCCGCGGTGCTCCTCTCCACCCACGACGAGGCCCTGGTGGAGGGCCTTCCCGCCCTGAGGCTGTAG
- a CDS encoding ATP-dependent helicase, with the protein MTAPGHPDALLAPLNPAQQEAVLHFQGPALVVAGAGSGKTRTVVHRVAYLMAHRGVYPGEILAVTFTNKAAEEMKGRLKALVPGAGELWVATFHSAALRILRVYGEAIGLKPGFVVYDEADQEALLKEVLKELGLSAKPGPLKALLDRAKNRGEAWEALEIPDYYAGLPKGKVLDVFRRYQEALRAQGALDFGDILVYALRLLEENPEVLAKVRKRARFIHVDEYQDTSPVQYRFARLLAGEEANLMAVGDPDQGIYSFRAADIRNILDFTRDFPGARVYRLEENYRSTEAILRFANAVIQKNRLRLEKTLRPVKPGGEPVRVYAAPEAREEARFVAEEILRLGPPYERFAVLYRTNAQSRLLEQALAAKGLPYRVVGGVGFFERAEVKDLLAYARLSLNPEDGVSLKRVLNTPPRGIGPATLARLEALAQAEGVPLLGAIRLGAERFPKPEPLRAFLALLDELADLAFGPPEAFFRHLLSATDYLQYLKEHHPEDAEDRLENVEELLRAAKEAQDLQEFLDRVALTARADQDGGRGVALMTLHNAKGLEFPVVFLVGVEEGLLPHQSSLSTLEGLEEERRLFYVGVTRAQDRLYLSYAREREVYGRREPRRMSRFLEEVPEGLYLPHDPYRQGAQPKPAPRAQGAFRGGEKVVHPRFGPGTVVAASGDEVTVHFEGVGLKRLSLKYADLRPA; encoded by the coding sequence GTGACGGCCCCTGGTCATCCCGATGCCCTCCTTGCCCCCTTAAACCCCGCCCAGCAGGAAGCGGTTCTCCACTTCCAGGGCCCCGCCTTGGTGGTGGCCGGGGCGGGGAGCGGCAAAACCCGCACCGTGGTCCACCGGGTGGCCTACCTCATGGCCCACCGGGGGGTGTACCCGGGGGAGATCCTGGCGGTGACCTTCACCAACAAGGCCGCGGAGGAGATGAAGGGGCGCCTCAAGGCCCTGGTGCCGGGGGCGGGGGAGCTTTGGGTGGCCACCTTCCACAGCGCCGCCTTAAGGATCCTCCGGGTCTATGGGGAGGCCATCGGCCTCAAGCCCGGCTTCGTGGTCTACGACGAGGCGGATCAGGAGGCCCTCCTCAAGGAGGTCTTGAAGGAGCTTGGGCTTTCCGCCAAGCCGGGCCCCTTAAAGGCCCTCCTGGACCGGGCCAAGAACCGGGGGGAGGCGTGGGAGGCGTTGGAGATCCCGGACTACTACGCGGGCCTTCCCAAAGGGAAGGTCCTGGACGTCTTCCGCCGCTACCAGGAGGCCCTAAGGGCCCAAGGGGCCCTGGACTTCGGGGACATCCTGGTCTACGCCCTGAGGCTTCTTGAGGAAAACCCCGAGGTCCTGGCCAAGGTGCGCAAGCGGGCCCGCTTCATCCACGTGGACGAGTACCAGGACACGAGCCCGGTCCAGTACCGCTTCGCCCGCCTCCTCGCGGGGGAGGAGGCCAACCTCATGGCCGTGGGGGACCCCGACCAGGGCATCTACTCCTTCCGGGCCGCGGACATCCGCAACATCCTGGACTTCACCCGGGACTTCCCCGGGGCTAGGGTGTACCGCCTCGAGGAGAACTACCGCTCCACGGAGGCCATCCTGCGCTTCGCCAACGCGGTCATCCAAAAGAACCGCCTGCGGCTGGAAAAGACCCTCCGCCCGGTGAAGCCCGGGGGGGAGCCCGTCAGGGTCTACGCCGCCCCCGAGGCCCGGGAGGAGGCCCGGTTCGTGGCGGAGGAGATCCTCCGCCTGGGGCCCCCTTACGAGCGCTTCGCCGTGCTCTACCGCACCAACGCCCAAAGCCGCCTCCTGGAGCAGGCCCTGGCGGCAAAGGGCCTCCCTTACCGGGTGGTGGGCGGGGTGGGGTTCTTTGAGCGGGCGGAGGTGAAGGACCTCCTGGCCTACGCCCGCTTGAGCTTGAACCCCGAGGACGGGGTGAGCCTAAAGCGGGTCCTCAACACCCCCCCAAGGGGCATCGGCCCCGCCACCTTAGCCCGCCTCGAGGCCCTGGCCCAGGCGGAGGGGGTGCCCCTTCTCGGGGCCATCCGGCTTGGGGCCGAACGCTTCCCCAAGCCCGAGCCCCTAAGGGCCTTCCTTGCGCTTCTGGACGAGCTTGCGGACCTGGCCTTTGGCCCCCCGGAGGCCTTCTTCCGCCACCTCCTTTCCGCCACGGACTACCTTCAGTACCTCAAGGAGCACCACCCCGAGGACGCGGAGGACCGGCTGGAGAACGTGGAGGAGCTGCTCCGGGCGGCCAAGGAGGCCCAGGACCTCCAGGAGTTTCTGGACCGGGTGGCCCTCACCGCCCGGGCGGACCAGGACGGGGGGAGGGGGGTGGCCCTCATGACCCTGCACAACGCCAAGGGGCTGGAGTTCCCGGTGGTCTTCCTGGTGGGGGTGGAGGAGGGGCTTTTGCCCCACCAGTCCTCCTTGAGCACCCTGGAGGGCCTGGAGGAGGAGCGCCGCCTCTTCTACGTGGGGGTGACCCGGGCGCAAGACAGGCTTTACCTCTCCTACGCCCGGGAGCGGGAGGTGTACGGCAGGCGGGAGCCCAGGCGGATGAGCCGCTTCCTGGAGGAGGTGCCCGAAGGGCTTTACCTCCCCCATGACCCCTACCGCCAGGGGGCCCAGCCCAAGCCCGCCCCCAGAGCCCAGGGGGCCTTCCGGGGCGGGGAGAAGGTGGTCCACCCCCGCTTCGGCCCCGGCACGGTGGTGGCGGCAAGCGGCGACGAGGTTACGGTCCACTTTGAGGGGGTGGGCCTGAAGCGCCTTTCCCTCAAGTACGCGGACCTGCGCCCGGCATGA
- a CDS encoding enoyl-CoA hydratase/isomerase family protein: MAHEHEHEHEFILEIPEFEHLSYEVEGGIALVTLKRPEALNALSQDLLRELAEVAEVIHQDPEARVAIFTGEGRAFAAGADLKEIAALKDPFAAREYALLGQQVFAEIAALPIPTIAAIHGYALGGGLELALACDLRVAAKGAKLGLPEVGLGLIPGFGGTQRLPRLIGRGRALDLIFTGRHVEAEEALEMGLVNRVAEDALEEAKRLAQKILKNAPVALALAKESVVRGEAMPLSDALEIEADLFGYAASTEDMKEGVKAFLEKRPPNFKGE; encoded by the coding sequence ATGGCCCACGAGCACGAACACGAGCACGAGTTCATCCTGGAGATTCCCGAGTTTGAGCACCTGAGCTACGAGGTGGAGGGGGGCATCGCCCTGGTTACTCTGAAGCGCCCCGAGGCCCTAAACGCCCTCTCCCAGGACCTCCTGCGGGAGCTCGCCGAGGTGGCCGAGGTCATCCACCAGGACCCCGAGGCCCGGGTGGCCATCTTCACCGGGGAGGGGCGGGCCTTCGCCGCCGGGGCGGACCTCAAGGAGATCGCCGCCCTCAAGGACCCCTTCGCCGCGCGGGAGTACGCCCTTTTGGGCCAGCAGGTCTTCGCGGAGATCGCCGCCCTGCCCATCCCCACCATCGCCGCCATCCACGGCTACGCCCTGGGGGGAGGCCTGGAGCTCGCCCTGGCCTGCGACCTCCGGGTGGCGGCCAAGGGGGCCAAGCTGGGCCTGCCCGAGGTGGGCCTGGGCCTCATCCCGGGCTTCGGGGGCACCCAGCGCCTGCCCAGGCTCATCGGCCGGGGACGGGCCTTGGACCTCATCTTCACCGGGCGGCACGTGGAGGCGGAGGAGGCCCTAGAGATGGGCCTGGTGAACCGGGTGGCGGAGGACGCTCTGGAGGAGGCCAAGCGCCTGGCCCAGAAGATCCTGAAAAACGCCCCCGTGGCCCTGGCCCTGGCCAAGGAGAGCGTGGTCCGGGGGGAGGCCATGCCCCTTTCCGATGCCCTGGAGATCGAGGCCGACCTCTTCGGCTACGCCGCGTCCACGGAGGACATGAAGGAAGGGGTCAAGGCCTTTTTGGAGAAGCGCCCCCCCAACTTCAAAGGGGAGTAG